The window CTCACCTTCAAGGCCACCCATGCCCCTGTAATGTAGCCATTCGATGCCGACTGAACGTCAAGAACGTCGCCCGTTAACTTTGACTTTATTTGGCTTGTAATGTTATCTGTATTTAGTTTATCTACCTGCGCAAAGGATACGTGCTCGACTCTATGAGAAAAATGCCAAAAAAGAGCGCCTGCGACAATAAGGATCAAAATAGCGGGTATAACAATCTTTATATTTAAAAATTTCATAGAAACTCCCTTCTAATTTCTTACAGATACCCAAAAAGTAACACTTATTTTAACACCTGATAAAAAATCAATTATAAATTAATTTTACACATCCAGAGAAACGATATCCTCATACGTCTCCCTTTTTACTAAAAGACTGTCTTTTCCATCTTCCACCATCACCATGGCAGGACGGCCAAACCTATTATAATTGCTCGCCATAGAGTAGTTGTATGCGCCAGTAGTGAAAACTATTAGTAAATCGTCAATTTCTACCTCAGGCAGAGATATTTTTTCTACCAGCATATCTCCCGATTCACAAAACCTGCCCACTATCTTGACTTCCAGGACATTCTCGGTCTTGGCGTCAAGCTCTGCATGATATTTGGCCCTATATAGAGCATATCTTGGATTATCAGCCATTCCGCCATCCACAGACACATACGGCAAAAAACCGTCAATTTTTTTGACAGATCCTACCCTATATACGGTTATCCCGGAAGGACCTGCTATAGATCTCCCTGGCTCGACAGTAAACGCTATATCTTTCATTCCGTGCTTGTCCATATTCTTATTTATCTCAGAAGATATTTCTCTTATGAAGTCTTCAATAGAGGCAGGAGAGTCTTCCTCTGTATACACCACTCCAAATCCTCCTCCAAGATTTATATTCTTTACGTCAATCCCCTCATCGCTGAGCTTCTTTGCAAAGTCAAACATCACATCTACCAGCTCAACATATGGCTTGGGATCAAAGATCTGAGAGCCGATGTGAGCATGGATGCCCTTGAACTCTACACCATCAATATTTGACAGCTCCTTTGCGGCAGACAAAGCATCTGTCCCAACAGGGAAGCCAAACTTCGAGTCTATTTTGCCTGTTTTTATAAATTCGTGCGTGTGAGCCTCTATGCCAGGAGAAACCCTTATCATACAGGGGATGTGGTTATATTTAAACGATAGTTTTCTTATCTTTTCAATTTCAGAAAAGCCGTCGACCACGATATAGCCGACTCCTGACTTTATGGCAAAATCTAACTCTTCAAAGGACTTGTTATTTCCGTGAAAATATATTCTTTTCGTATCAAATCCTGCCCTGATAGCTGTATAGAGCTCTCCTCCAGACACCACGTCAAGCCACATATCCAGATCCCTTAACTTTTTCAGAAAGCCAGCCACACAAAGAGACTTCCCTGCAAAGGCTATCCTTGACTCAAACGGAAGGTATTTCTTGAAGCTTTCTTTAAAAGTCTCAACTCTTGACTTTATAGTCTGAGCACACATTATATATAAGGGGGTAGAATATTTTTCTGATAACTCTTTTACACTTATGCCACCAATATAACAAGACTTGCCTCTTCTCTCAAATGTTTGGGGATATGCCTTCAAACAGCTGCCTCCCCTCTCTCCTCTGTTCTAATTCTTATGACCTCATCTATTGAGCTAATAAATATCTTGCCATCTCCAACCTCACCTGTTCTTGCAGAGTCTACGATAGTTTGAACCACGCCTTCCACTTCATCCTCTGGAATTACAACTTCTATCTTTATTTTTGACAAAAGATCTACCACGTATTCAGAACCTCTATACCTCTCAGTATGTCCTCTTTGACGCCCATAGCCCTTTACCTCTGTAATTGTCATGCCCATAACGCCCATCTCTGTAAGGGCAGCTTTAACTTCATCAAGTTTATAAGGTCTAATAATAGCTTCTATCTTTTTCATAATTATAGCCCAGTCGGGCTCACCTCCTTAAATATTAAAGATCCTAATATTTTACTATACTATGTAGAATAGTATAAAGTATCAAAAATGAAAAATGAAGGAGTCATATCATAGGATGAAGATAATATTGGTTGAGCCTGAAATTCCACAAAACACTGGAAACATAGGCAGACTTTGTGTAGCAGCAGGGGTTTCTCTGGTTGTAGTAGGCCCCACAGGATTTTTAATT is drawn from Thermodesulfobium sp. 4217-1 and contains these coding sequences:
- the lysA gene encoding diaminopimelate decarboxylase, which encodes MKAYPQTFERRGKSCYIGGISVKELSEKYSTPLYIMCAQTIKSRVETFKESFKKYLPFESRIAFAGKSLCVAGFLKKLRDLDMWLDVVSGGELYTAIRAGFDTKRIYFHGNNKSFEELDFAIKSGVGYIVVDGFSEIEKIRKLSFKYNHIPCMIRVSPGIEAHTHEFIKTGKIDSKFGFPVGTDALSAAKELSNIDGVEFKGIHAHIGSQIFDPKPYVELVDVMFDFAKKLSDEGIDVKNINLGGGFGVVYTEEDSPASIEDFIREISSEINKNMDKHGMKDIAFTVEPGRSIAGPSGITVYRVGSVKKIDGFLPYVSVDGGMADNPRYALYRAKYHAELDAKTENVLEVKIVGRFCESGDMLVEKISLPEVEIDDLLIVFTTGAYNYSMASNYNRFGRPAMVMVEDGKDSLLVKRETYEDIVSLDV
- a CDS encoding P-II family nitrogen regulator, producing MKKIEAIIRPYKLDEVKAALTEMGVMGMTITEVKGYGRQRGHTERYRGSEYVVDLLSKIKIEVVIPEDEVEGVVQTIVDSARTGEVGDGKIFISSIDEVIRIRTEERGEAAV